Proteins encoded by one window of Sulfurimonas hongkongensis:
- the hypD gene encoding hydrogenase formation protein HypD codes for MGLELKNLYDDFRDGNTIKAYAKIIKEDAKKLKNQINIMEVCGGHTHTIMKYGLPQLLPSNIKFIHGPGCPVCIMPKERIDHAYVLSMVEDVILVTLGDMIKVPGSNGSLQDARSRGSDVRFVYSPLECLKIANENPTKKIIFFAIGFETTTPMTAALLDAVIKKDIKNIFFHINHVTVPEVMRELIDSRDEHVDSYNNKIDAFLGPSHVSVISGSKIYEEFPRDYNRLVVVSGFEPVDVMQAISMIVKQFIEGRCELEIEYKRLVTYDGNLKAQELIERYFDKRDLFKWRGLGNIPKSGLKLKPEFKEYDAEIIYKDILPIGEIEDHKLCICGDILRGMANPPECTIFGTACKPTSPIGSCMVSSEGACAAYYKYGNLR; via the coding sequence ATGGGGTTAGAGCTAAAAAATCTTTATGATGATTTTAGAGATGGCAACACCATAAAAGCCTATGCAAAAATCATAAAAGAAGATGCCAAAAAACTTAAAAACCAGATAAATATCATGGAAGTTTGTGGTGGACATACGCACACCATCATGAAATACGGACTTCCACAGCTCTTACCATCAAACATCAAGTTTATCCATGGTCCGGGTTGTCCTGTTTGTATCATGCCAAAAGAGCGCATAGATCACGCCTATGTTTTGAGCATGGTAGAAGATGTGATTTTAGTAACTCTAGGCGACATGATAAAAGTCCCAGGAAGCAATGGAAGCCTCCAAGATGCAAGAAGCAGAGGTTCGGATGTTCGTTTTGTCTACTCTCCCTTAGAGTGTCTAAAAATCGCAAATGAAAACCCAACTAAAAAAATCATCTTTTTTGCCATAGGATTTGAAACGACAACTCCAATGACAGCGGCTCTTCTTGATGCGGTTATAAAAAAAGATATAAAAAATATCTTTTTTCACATAAACCATGTAACAGTTCCAGAAGTAATGCGCGAGTTAATCGACTCAAGAGATGAACATGTAGATAGTTACAACAACAAAATAGACGCATTTTTAGGGCCATCTCATGTGAGCGTTATCAGCGGTAGTAAGATATATGAAGAGTTTCCAAGAGATTACAACCGCCTAGTAGTTGTCTCAGGCTTTGAACCAGTTGATGTGATGCAGGCAATTAGCATGATAGTCAAGCAGTTTATAGAGGGCAGATGCGAACTTGAGATTGAGTACAAAAGGTTAGTAACTTATGATGGAAACCTAAAAGCTCAAGAGTTAATAGAGAGATATTTTGACAAAAGAGATCTATTTAAATGGCGTGGTTTAGGCAATATTCCAAAAAGCGGACTAAAACTAAAGCCTGAGTTTAAAGAGTACGATGCAGAGATTATCTACAAAGATATTTTGCCAATAGGCGAGATAGAAGACCACAAACTATGCATCTGCGGAGACATACTAAGAGGAATGGCAAACCCACCAGAATGTACCATTTTTGGAACTGCATGTAAACCAACAAGCCCGATAGGAAGCTGTATGGTAAGCAGCGAGGGTGCTTGTGCAGCTTACTATAAGTATGGGAATTTGAGATGA
- the hypB gene encoding hydrogenase nickel incorporation protein HypB, whose protein sequence is MCKDCGCSIVEHSHSHDHSGDHHHEGSHEHQSAHAHLYDNPQLNDPKTISVITKILDKNDQEAGHNREHFNSHGVLCINLMSSPGSGKTALLEALVDVGEFKFAVIEGDLETSRDADRLKAKGIEAHQIQTGSACHLDAFMVHKALHHMDLDSVDVCFIENVGNLVCPASYDVGSHLNVVLVSIPEGEDKIAKYPVMFRQADLILFTKTDLLPYFEYDMQKEKEMARALKPSVDILEVSIKDEESIKKVASWIKFKMGMR, encoded by the coding sequence ATGTGTAAAGATTGCGGTTGCTCAATTGTAGAACATAGTCACTCTCATGACCATAGTGGAGACCACCATCACGAGGGTTCTCATGAACATCAGAGCGCTCATGCTCATCTATATGATAATCCCCAGTTAAACGACCCTAAAACTATCTCTGTAATTACAAAAATTTTAGATAAAAATGATCAAGAAGCAGGACATAATAGAGAGCATTTTAACTCTCATGGTGTTCTTTGTATAAACTTGATGAGTTCTCCAGGAAGTGGAAAAACGGCTCTACTTGAGGCTTTGGTGGATGTAGGCGAGTTTAAATTTGCTGTAATTGAGGGAGACTTAGAGACAAGTAGAGATGCAGATAGATTAAAAGCAAAAGGGATAGAAGCCCATCAGATTCAAACTGGTTCAGCTTGTCATCTAGATGCATTTATGGTTCACAAAGCTCTGCATCATATGGACTTAGATAGTGTAGATGTCTGTTTTATAGAAAATGTTGGGAACCTTGTTTGTCCTGCTAGTTATGATGTTGGGAGTCATTTAAATGTAGTTCTTGTGAGCATCCCAGAGGGTGAAGATAAAATTGCAAAATATCCAGTGATGTTTCGTCAAGCAGACTTGATACTTTTTACTAAAACAGATCTACTTCCGTATTTTGAGTACGATATGCAAAAAGAAAAAGAGATGGCAAGAGCATTAAAACCAAGTGTAGACATACTTGAGGTTAGCATAAAAGATGAAGAGAGTATCAAAAAAGTGGCTTCTTGGATTAAGTTTAAAATGGGGATGAGATAA
- a CDS encoding hydrogenase maturation protein, whose translation MKILLIVSAFNSLTQRLFCELRDMNHTVSVQYAISSEAMMQSVEEFAPDIVFCPYLKKYLPKEIFLKTPTFILHPGIRGDRGHNSLDHAIREEKKEWGVVILRANEELDGGDVYAEVRFLMRGTYKASIYRNEVARAASKALKELLANLADKNFKPTPQLKSQMHHYLSQQDRAIDWEKETTKEIIKKIYMSDSYPGVKDEFLGLECYLFGAWQEESLRGEPKEIIAKRDGAICVGTVDGALWISHMQEVGRFKLPSTYALKERIKGVKEMRIPLISEVGDITFHEISSKVIGDVGYLYFNFHNGAMHSEQCIRLKYAFEHLKESCKVIVLMGGEDFFSNGIHLNILQDSKKHGEDGWSNINAMNDVVKSILFADEVITIASLHRNAGAGGVFLALSCDHVVAQEGVVLNPHYRTLGLSGSEYHTFSLARRVGEEKAGELLNECLPISANRALKIGVIDKVFEYNDYFKSLNEFAQKLCEDEDVYSDFLYEKEDYISQNSSQIEQKKEEELRVMYREFWEEDSSFHKLRYDFVYKVCSLQTPERLKRHKCRGKVSKDSGITSDIVIKH comes from the coding sequence ATGAAAATACTACTCATCGTATCGGCTTTTAACTCTCTTACTCAACGGCTATTTTGTGAGCTTCGAGATATGAATCATACAGTATCCGTGCAGTATGCCATAAGCAGTGAGGCGATGATGCAGAGCGTTGAAGAGTTTGCACCAGATATTGTTTTTTGTCCCTATCTCAAAAAGTATCTCCCAAAAGAGATATTTTTAAAAACTCCGACTTTTATACTTCATCCAGGTATTAGAGGCGATAGAGGTCACAACTCGCTAGACCATGCCATAAGAGAGGAAAAAAAGGAGTGGGGAGTTGTGATTCTTAGAGCAAATGAAGAGCTTGACGGCGGAGATGTTTACGCAGAAGTTAGATTTTTAATGCGTGGCACCTACAAGGCTTCCATCTATAGAAACGAAGTAGCGCGTGCTGCATCAAAGGCTCTAAAAGAGTTACTTGCAAATTTAGCAGACAAAAATTTTAAGCCTACTCCACAGTTAAAATCCCAGATGCATCACTATCTCTCACAACAAGATAGAGCCATAGACTGGGAAAAAGAGACTACTAAAGAGATTATAAAAAAGATATATATGAGTGATAGTTATCCCGGTGTTAAAGATGAGTTTTTAGGCTTAGAGTGCTATCTTTTTGGTGCATGGCAAGAGGAGAGTTTAAGAGGGGAACCAAAAGAGATAATCGCAAAAAGAGATGGTGCAATTTGCGTTGGCACAGTTGATGGCGCACTCTGGATAAGCCATATGCAAGAGGTTGGCAGATTTAAACTTCCATCAACCTACGCCCTAAAAGAGAGGATAAAAGGTGTTAAGGAAATGCGAATACCTCTAATTAGTGAAGTTGGAGATATAACTTTTCATGAGATTAGTTCTAAAGTTATAGGCGATGTCGGATATCTCTACTTTAATTTTCATAATGGTGCGATGCATTCAGAGCAATGCATAAGGCTAAAATATGCGTTTGAGCATCTAAAAGAGAGCTGCAAAGTTATAGTTTTGATGGGTGGGGAGGACTTTTTTAGTAATGGTATTCATCTAAATATTTTGCAAGATTCAAAAAAGCATGGAGAAGATGGTTGGAGCAATATAAATGCTATGAATGATGTAGTAAAGTCCATTCTCTTTGCAGATGAAGTTATAACAATCGCATCTCTACATAGAAATGCAGGAGCGGGTGGAGTCTTTTTGGCACTCTCTTGCGACCATGTAGTAGCACAAGAAGGAGTTGTTTTAAATCCGCACTATAGAACTTTGGGACTTAGTGGGAGCGAATATCACACTTTCTCACTAGCAAGAAGAGTTGGCGAGGAAAAAGCAGGGGAACTTTTAAATGAGTGTCTGCCCATCAGTGCAAACAGAGCACTTAAGATAGGAGTGATAGATAAAGTTTTTGAATATAATGATTATTTCAAATCTTTAAACGAATTTGCTCAAAAACTATGCGAAGATGAAGATGTTTATAGTGATTTTTTATATGAAAAAGAGGATTATATATCCCAAAACAGCTCCCAAATTGAGCAAAAAAAAGAAGAAGAGTTAAGAGTTATGTATAGAGAGTTTTGGGAAGAAGATAGCTCTTTTCATAAACTAAGATATGATTTTGTATATAAAGTGTGTTCTCTACAAACACCAGAAAGACTTAAGAGACACAAGTGCCGAGGGAAAGTTAGCAAAGATAGCGGAATTACTTCCGATATCGTGATAAAACATTAA
- the hypE gene encoding hydrogenase expression/formation protein HypE: MNKTISLACGNGGEENNELISKVFYKAFKNEILEKSEDAAIIHNGKLAFSTDSFTVSPLFFAGADIGKLAVCGTCNDLAMMGAKPKYLTCSVIIEEGFATRELDKIVRSMKKELEINGAIVVSGDTKVVPRGSVDKIFINTSGIGEVIKKGISSNNISKDDIIIVNRDIGCHGAAIFVAREGIEMTSSLKSDCESLYPQVKALLDANIKITALRDATRGGVSAVLNEWASQSNICIEVEEESIPVSDEVKGICEMLGFEATALANEGTFVLAVKKEDADKAVEILKGFPSCLKATTIGKITDTHLKKVILKSSWGTSRFLDTPSGELLPRIC, from the coding sequence ATGAACAAAACAATAAGCTTAGCTTGTGGAAACGGTGGAGAGGAAAATAATGAACTTATCTCAAAAGTTTTTTATAAAGCTTTTAAAAATGAGATACTAGAAAAAAGTGAAGATGCGGCTATTATTCATAATGGAAAACTTGCGTTTTCTACTGATAGCTTTACGGTCTCGCCTCTCTTTTTTGCAGGAGCGGACATCGGTAAACTTGCTGTTTGTGGGACTTGTAATGATTTAGCTATGATGGGTGCGAAGCCTAAATATCTTACTTGTAGTGTGATTATTGAAGAGGGTTTTGCTACAAGAGAGCTAGATAAAATCGTGCGAAGTATGAAAAAAGAGCTTGAGATTAACGGGGCTATTGTTGTGAGTGGTGACACTAAGGTTGTGCCTCGTGGGAGTGTTGATAAGATTTTTATAAACACTAGCGGAATTGGTGAAGTTATAAAAAAAGGTATCAGTTCTAACAACATAAGCAAGGATGATATCATCATAGTAAACCGTGATATTGGATGCCATGGGGCGGCTATTTTTGTGGCTCGAGAGGGGATTGAGATGACGAGTTCACTCAAGAGTGATTGTGAATCGCTTTATCCTCAAGTAAAAGCTCTTTTGGATGCAAATATAAAAATAACTGCCTTGAGAGATGCCACTAGAGGCGGTGTTAGTGCAGTTTTAAATGAGTGGGCTTCTCAGTCAAATATCTGCATTGAGGTTGAAGAGGAGAGCATTCCTGTAAGCGATGAAGTAAAAGGTATCTGTGAGATGTTAGGCTTTGAAGCTACGGCTTTAGCAAATGAGGGCACTTTTGTTCTTGCTGTAAAAAAGGAAGATGCAGACAAAGCAGTAGAGATATTAAAGGGATTTCCTAGTTGTTTAAAAGCCACGACAATTGGCAAGATAACAGATACTCATTTAAAGAAAGTTATCTTAAAGAGCAGCTGGGGAACTTCAAGATTTTTAGATACTCCAAGTGGCGAACTACTTCCTAGAATCTGTTAA
- a CDS encoding HypC/HybG/HupF family hydrogenase formation chaperone, with protein sequence MCLSIPSKVVKIDKENEVATVDTMGVQREASLSLMSQEDIKIGDYVLLHIGFVMNKIDEAEALDSLEIYKEIIDAMNEEDRQMAILEADECPNRGE encoded by the coding sequence ATGTGCCTCTCTATTCCAAGTAAAGTTGTTAAGATAGATAAAGAAAATGAAGTAGCAACAGTTGATACTATGGGCGTACAAAGAGAGGCTTCTTTGTCGCTTATGAGCCAAGAGGATATTAAAATAGGTGACTATGTACTTTTGCATATTGGGTTTGTGATGAACAAAATCGATGAAGCCGAGGCGCTAGATAGTTTGGAAATTTACAAAGAAATCATAGATGCGATGAACGAAGAGGATCGGCAGATGGCGATTTTAGAGGCGGATGAGTGTCCAAATAGAGGAGAGTGA
- the hypA gene encoding hydrogenase maturation nickel metallochaperone HypA — MHEYSIVQSLLDSCEENAIKNNAKKVIKVVIKIGVMSGVEPELLRSAFEIFKEKTLCEEAEFVINIQQIIVKCNNCLKESVLVGIEYFCPTCNSVDLDILDGEDMYLMQLELE; from the coding sequence ATGCATGAATATAGTATAGTCCAGTCTCTTTTAGATTCTTGCGAAGAGAATGCAATAAAAAACAATGCGAAAAAGGTGATTAAAGTTGTTATCAAGATAGGTGTGATGAGCGGAGTCGAACCTGAACTTTTAAGAAGTGCGTTTGAGATATTTAAAGAAAAAACACTCTGCGAAGAGGCGGAATTTGTTATAAATATTCAGCAAATTATTGTTAAATGTAATAATTGTCTAAAGGAGTCAGTTTTAGTGGGTATAGAATATTTTTGTCCTACATGCAACAGCGTTGATCTTGATATTCTTGATGGAGAGGATATGTATCTGATGCAGTTAGAGCTTGAGTAG
- the hypF gene encoding carbamoyltransferase HypF — protein MRRVSYSIKGQVQGVGFRPFVYKKALEFSLVGFVKNDTSGVKLEMQGRDEDIKLFEDSLYSKLPPLARIDDVQITEIKLVQEDKFKIIQSDKGLSGSKTALIPTDVAICHKCLADIKRSKKFHNYFGTNCTNCGPRYSIIKTVPYDRKNTSMQKFEMCSSCEDEYKNPKMRRYHAQPISCNECGPILSLFRGETRVDEKDIIKKVASLIESAEIVAIKGIGGFHIVCDATNDEVIKKLREFKNRPAKPFAIMCRDLQQIESLAKVSEKEEELLASKEAPIVILKKLINSNNISSLVAPKIDRIGCFLPYTALHHLLFMHLKNPIVATSANLGDEPIIISAKDIFKKLPFVDFTLDFDREIISGVDDSLVQVVAAKMQTLRLSRGFAPKVIKLPFKSEKKILAVGANAKNSVAFVIGDNIILSPHIGDLDSMEAFGFFERTLESFKRFYDFEPDIIVHDKHPNYETTKWAKKQNCELLEVGHHLAHIYACKAEFGLSGDYLGFSFDGTGYGDDGTLWGGEIFVGDARKYSFKGIKLLGADKAIKEPRRVALSMLFDELSLEEVLELEFDVVKSFVASEIKMLHQSYIKNLNAPKTSSVARLFDAIASFSGLTQSVSYEGESGLLCESHYDKNIAKCFDYTIANNVIDIKIVEYILKGKMDKDELNSMLINTLVKIITDISKIEKLEVILSGGVFQNKTLLELVSQALKREKMKYYSQQKTAINDGGIALGQAYYVLSYNKKI, from the coding sequence TGTCAAAAATGACACAAGTGGAGTCAAACTTGAAATGCAAGGCAGGGATGAAGATATAAAACTCTTTGAAGATTCACTCTACTCTAAGCTTCCGCCACTTGCAAGAATTGATGATGTACAAATAACAGAGATAAAGTTAGTTCAAGAAGATAAGTTCAAAATTATACAAAGTGATAAAGGGCTTAGTGGTTCAAAAACAGCGCTTATTCCCACAGATGTTGCTATATGTCATAAGTGTTTAGCAGATATAAAAAGGAGTAAAAAATTTCACAACTACTTTGGCACTAACTGCACAAACTGCGGTCCAAGATATAGCATCATAAAAACAGTCCCTTATGATAGAAAAAACACCTCAATGCAGAAGTTTGAGATGTGCAGCTCATGTGAAGATGAGTACAAAAATCCTAAGATGAGAAGGTACCACGCACAGCCAATCTCATGTAATGAGTGTGGACCTATTTTGTCTCTTTTTAGGGGCGAGACAAGAGTAGATGAAAAAGATATAATCAAAAAAGTCGCATCTCTAATAGAGAGCGCAGAGATTGTAGCCATAAAAGGCATAGGCGGATTTCATATAGTTTGTGATGCTACAAATGATGAAGTAATTAAAAAATTGAGAGAGTTTAAAAACAGACCTGCAAAACCCTTTGCAATTATGTGCAGAGACTTACAGCAGATAGAGTCACTAGCCAAAGTAAGCGAGAAAGAAGAAGAGCTTTTAGCATCTAAAGAAGCCCCGATTGTAATACTGAAAAAGCTTATAAACAGCAATAATATTTCATCTCTTGTAGCTCCAAAGATAGATAGAATCGGCTGTTTTTTGCCTTATACTGCACTTCATCATCTTCTTTTTATGCATCTTAAAAACCCCATAGTGGCAACAAGTGCAAATCTTGGAGATGAGCCTATCATTATAAGCGCTAAAGATATCTTTAAAAAGCTTCCTTTTGTTGATTTTACACTCGATTTTGATAGAGAGATAATTAGCGGAGTTGATGATAGTTTAGTCCAAGTAGTTGCTGCAAAGATGCAGACTTTAAGGCTCTCAAGAGGCTTCGCACCTAAGGTTATAAAACTTCCATTTAAGAGTGAGAAAAAAATCTTAGCAGTTGGTGCAAATGCAAAAAACTCTGTAGCTTTTGTAATTGGGGATAATATCATCTTATCTCCTCATATCGGGGACTTGGACTCTATGGAGGCATTTGGTTTTTTTGAGCGAACGCTAGAGAGTTTTAAAAGGTTTTACGATTTTGAGCCTGATATTATAGTTCATGATAAACACCCAAATTATGAGACAACAAAGTGGGCAAAAAAACAAAACTGTGAGCTTTTAGAAGTTGGACACCATTTAGCCCACATCTATGCGTGTAAGGCGGAATTTGGACTTAGTGGGGATTATCTTGGATTTAGTTTTGATGGGACTGGTTACGGTGATGATGGAACTCTTTGGGGTGGAGAGATTTTTGTAGGAGATGCTCGCAAATATAGCTTTAAAGGGATTAAGCTTTTAGGTGCAGATAAAGCGATAAAAGAACCAAGAAGAGTTGCTCTTAGTATGCTTTTTGACGAGCTAAGCTTAGAAGAGGTTTTAGAGCTAGAGTTTGATGTTGTTAAATCTTTTGTAGCATCTGAGATAAAGATGCTCCATCAGAGTTATATAAAAAATCTCAATGCACCAAAAACAAGCTCTGTAGCAAGACTCTTTGATGCTATAGCCTCATTTTCAGGACTTACGCAAAGTGTGAGTTATGAGGGTGAGAGTGGACTTTTGTGTGAGAGTCATTATGATAAAAATATAGCAAAATGCTTCGACTATACTATAGCTAACAATGTGATTGATATAAAAATAGTTGAGTATATTTTAAAGGGTAAAATGGATAAAGATGAGCTCAATTCTATGCTTATAAATACACTAGTAAAAATCATCACAGATATTTCAAAGATAGAAAAACTAGAGGTGATTTTAAGTGGCGGTGTGTTTCAAAACAAAACACTCTTAGAGCTTGTGAGTCAAGCGTTAAAGCGAGAGAAAATGAAGTATTACTCTCAGCAAAAAACCGCCATCAATGATGGTGGCATCGCCTTAGGGCAGGCTTATTATGTTTTATCGTATAATAAGAAAATATAA